One stretch of Candidatus Eisenbacteria bacterium DNA includes these proteins:
- a CDS encoding S9 family peptidase, with translation MPTPRTLQPEDLFDLRFVDAVTLSADGTRIVYQVRTIDAEKDAYQSHLWLVPTAGGEPRRLTFGEHRNGDAAFSPDGKWLAFVSDRLDKKGQIYRLPLDGGEAEKLTDLDGSIGGLEWSPDGTRISFVYTPKDPVETGHLPGSTPLRKAMEAKAEKKDLPLPTYLRITRCRYKFDGRGFLPQAYAHIHVLDLATREVRALTSGPFDHEPPVWSPDGKWLAFSANRDPDCDYNYAVVLDVWVMPAEGGEPRNITPQPGVAVCPSWSPDGSRIAFLGHQKENDWWGWWNMHVWVVPVANGAAAGEPKDITADVDNWATDVMGSDLSDFHEAGRPVWSRDGSRVYYQVTGDGSAHLHASPSAGGASERLTSGDLRIYSVAGSQRGDDLAVIRCGHKDAGTIARFDPKKRVLSPLVEPNRDLFASLTLVEPQEMWVESAKGHKVQAWLLEPPNADPKKKHPMILEIHGGPRVQWGACYFHEFQMFANAGFYVLFSNPRGALGYGEAFSQAIMKDWGGPAMEDLMLVVDEALRLHPEIDPDRLGVTGGSYGGYMTNWIVGHTDRFRAALTQRSVVTIPTLLMASDDLVGGASMEFGDEAWRMNSEILWKQSPLAYVENIRTPLLITHSLQDHRCPIAEAEILYKSLKALRREVEMVLFPAESHGLSRGGTPSRRLARLHVMREWFTRHLMADGAGTSEKKAKAEPAMAGVVR, from the coding sequence ATGCCGACGCCACGCACGCTTCAGCCCGAAGATCTCTTCGACCTTCGCTTCGTCGACGCGGTCACCCTGTCGGCGGACGGCACCCGGATCGTCTACCAGGTCCGGACCATCGACGCCGAGAAGGACGCGTACCAGTCGCATCTCTGGCTCGTGCCCACCGCGGGCGGCGAGCCGCGCCGGCTCACGTTCGGAGAGCACCGGAACGGGGACGCCGCCTTCAGTCCGGACGGCAAGTGGCTCGCGTTCGTCTCGGACCGTCTCGACAAGAAGGGGCAGATCTACCGCCTGCCACTCGACGGGGGCGAGGCCGAGAAGCTAACCGACCTCGACGGCTCGATCGGAGGGCTCGAGTGGTCTCCGGACGGGACCCGGATCTCCTTCGTCTACACGCCCAAGGATCCCGTCGAGACGGGACATCTTCCCGGGAGCACGCCGCTCCGGAAGGCGATGGAGGCCAAGGCGGAGAAGAAGGACCTCCCGCTGCCCACGTATCTGAGGATCACGCGCTGCCGGTACAAGTTCGACGGCCGCGGATTCCTTCCCCAGGCGTACGCGCACATCCACGTGCTCGACCTCGCCACGCGCGAGGTGCGGGCGCTCACGAGCGGGCCGTTCGATCACGAGCCTCCGGTCTGGTCGCCGGACGGGAAGTGGCTCGCGTTCAGCGCGAACCGCGACCCGGACTGCGATTACAACTACGCGGTCGTCCTGGACGTCTGGGTGATGCCGGCCGAAGGCGGCGAGCCCCGCAACATCACCCCTCAGCCCGGCGTCGCGGTCTGTCCCTCCTGGTCGCCGGACGGTTCGAGGATCGCGTTCCTCGGCCACCAGAAGGAGAACGACTGGTGGGGGTGGTGGAACATGCACGTCTGGGTCGTGCCGGTCGCGAACGGCGCGGCCGCGGGCGAGCCGAAGGACATCACCGCGGACGTGGACAACTGGGCGACGGACGTCATGGGGAGCGACCTGAGCGACTTCCACGAGGCGGGACGTCCCGTGTGGAGCCGCGACGGCTCGCGCGTCTACTACCAGGTGACGGGCGACGGTTCGGCGCATCTCCACGCCTCGCCGAGCGCGGGCGGAGCGTCCGAGCGGCTTACCTCGGGCGACCTCCGGATCTACTCGGTCGCCGGGTCCCAGCGAGGGGACGACCTTGCGGTGATCCGCTGCGGGCACAAGGACGCCGGGACGATCGCGAGGTTCGACCCGAAGAAGCGGGTGCTCTCCCCTCTCGTCGAGCCGAACCGCGACCTCTTCGCGTCCCTCACGCTGGTGGAACCCCAGGAGATGTGGGTCGAGTCCGCGAAGGGGCACAAGGTGCAGGCCTGGCTCCTCGAGCCGCCGAACGCCGACCCGAAGAAGAAGCACCCGATGATCCTCGAGATCCACGGAGGCCCCCGGGTCCAGTGGGGCGCCTGCTACTTCCACGAGTTCCAGATGTTCGCGAACGCGGGATTCTACGTCCTCTTCTCGAATCCGCGTGGCGCGCTCGGCTACGGCGAGGCCTTCTCGCAGGCGATCATGAAGGACTGGGGCGGACCGGCGATGGAGGACCTCATGCTCGTCGTGGACGAGGCGCTCCGCCTGCATCCGGAGATCGATCCGGACCGGCTCGGCGTGACCGGCGGCTCGTATGGCGGCTACATGACGAACTGGATCGTGGGGCACACCGACCGATTCCGCGCGGCGCTCACGCAGCGGAGCGTGGTCACGATTCCGACGCTCCTCATGGCGAGCGACGACCTCGTGGGCGGCGCGTCCATGGAATTCGGGGACGAGGCGTGGCGGATGAATTCCGAGATCCTCTGGAAGCAGTCGCCTCTCGCCTACGTGGAGAACATCCGGACTCCGCTCCTGATCACGCACAGCCTGCAAGATCACCGCTGTCCGATCGCGGAGGCCGAGATCCTCTACAAGTCGCTGAAGGCGCTTCGCCGCGAGGTGGAGATGGTGCTCTTCCCGGCCGAGAGTCACGGACTCTCCCGCGGCGGCACCCCCTCCCGCCGGCTCGCGAGGCTCCACGTCATGCGGGAGTGGTTCACGCGGCATCTCATGGCGGACGGCGCGGGAACTTCCGAGAAGAAGGCGAAGGCCGAGCCGGCCATGGCCGGCGTCGTCCGGTGA
- a CDS encoding SDR family NAD(P)-dependent oxidoreductase has protein sequence MELRGRSVLLTGATGGIGRATALRLARSGMRLTLVARSEAPLRALVSEVEAAGGEALAVAADVTVADDCARVVRETLGRFQSLDALVNNAGIGYLRAADEATDAEIEEMVRLNLLGTIRMTRAALPTLLARPGSALVNVASYAGRVGAPNYSYYGATKFAVVGLTEGWRRELGARGVRVTLLLPAAVETPFLDRAGRDRALGAGPAGTLLRPEEVARGIERALRRHPPEIYLPGRNRALALLNVALPGLSDRIVAALFRYSRGR, from the coding sequence GTGGAGCTTAGGGGGCGCTCGGTCCTCCTGACCGGCGCCACCGGCGGCATCGGCCGGGCGACGGCGCTCCGGCTCGCGCGCTCCGGCATGCGCCTCACGCTGGTCGCTCGGAGCGAGGCGCCGCTCCGGGCGCTCGTCTCCGAGGTGGAGGCCGCGGGAGGCGAGGCGCTGGCGGTCGCCGCCGACGTGACGGTCGCCGACGACTGCGCCCGGGTGGTGCGGGAGACCCTCGGCCGTTTCCAGAGCCTCGACGCGCTCGTCAACAACGCGGGGATCGGCTATCTCCGTGCCGCGGACGAGGCGACGGACGCCGAGATCGAGGAGATGGTGCGGCTCAACCTCCTCGGCACGATCCGGATGACCCGCGCGGCGCTGCCCACCCTCCTTGCCCGGCCCGGGAGCGCGCTCGTGAACGTCGCGAGCTACGCGGGCAGGGTGGGAGCTCCGAACTATTCCTACTACGGGGCCACCAAGTTCGCGGTCGTGGGCCTCACCGAGGGCTGGCGGCGCGAGCTCGGCGCGCGCGGCGTGCGCGTGACCCTCCTCCTCCCGGCCGCGGTGGAGACCCCGTTCCTGGACCGGGCGGGGCGCGACCGGGCCCTCGGCGCCGGTCCCGCCGGGACGCTCCTTCGCCCCGAGGAGGTGGCGCGCGGGATCGAGCGGGCGCTCCGGCGCCACCCGCCCGAGATCTACCTGCCCGGCCGCAATCGCGCGCTCGCGCTCCTCAACGTGGCCCTGCCGGGACTCTCGGACCGCATCGTCGCGGCTCTTTTCCGCTATTCTAGGGGCCGATGA